One genomic window of Lytechinus variegatus isolate NC3 chromosome 1, Lvar_3.0, whole genome shotgun sequence includes the following:
- the LOC121413953 gene encoding uncharacterized protein LOC121413953, with product MKCCMHVCKTLGKTTQPLRKLSVISWTKFRESAERWKRAQGVYSWTAEKVWDAFNLDENEDLKDDISARFGFHRQCYQRFTCIAKIARAERKLEKQLQQQHSSSLTQSITSDDTSKSQRKENLQSTPVSAVLVPQDNAEPPAKRLHRSPVTISSEEERKHIIEGECCIICKSNRYYREWHSGKRLRERLSTCQTPNARSLLEKAARGTGNQTLLLELQERDVNTSKLLYHSSCYSKTTRKFTKSYIPNENPTEPGYRRSFEQFCKDVIDTKVIKNKEVLNMKTLLQMFIKCVKDVQKLDASSYRVFSLKKRLQKTYPQLQFVQPPSRRKSQLVMVRGVQCPDTRDSLQPPDRFAVTSHDLDSDLQSDVSTGNDERLQEKSSSQEIQDTYKYVIARSLRDECLACKSSPTWLPQKNDLSLDASTKELIPTKLFNFLAVLVGASDEPVEDGKINVPDIDERRIVPLAQDIMHAVRNRFPKH from the exons ATGAAGTGCTGCATGCATGTCTGTAAAACTCTGGGAAAAACGACACAGCCACTGAGGAAATTATCAGTAATATCATGGACGAAATTTCGGGAAAGCGCCGAAAGATGGAAAAGAGCTCAAGGGGTATATTCTTGGACGGCTGAGAAGGTGTGGGATGCTTTTAATTTGGATGAAAATGAGGATCTTAAGGATGACATCAGCGCACGATTTGGCTTCCACCGGCAATGCTATCAGCGATTTACTTGTATAGCGAAAATAGCACGTGCCGAAAGAAAGCTTGAAAAGCAGCTTCAACAACAGCATTCCTCATCGCTGACTCAAAGTATAACGAGTGATGATACTTCAAAAAGCCAACGAAAAG aAAATCTACAATCGACTCCTGTTTCTGCAGTCCTAGTCCCACAAG atAATGCAGAACCACCAGCCAAACGTCTTCACAGATCTCCAGTGACAATATCCTCTGAAGAAGAGAGGAAACACATCATTGAAGGGGAATGTTGCATCATTTGTAAATCAAACCGTTATTATCGGGAATGGCATTCTGGCAAGAGACTAAGAGAGCGTCTTTCCACCTGCCAGACACCAAATGCTAGAAGTTTGTTAGAGAAGGCAGCAAGAGGGACTG GTAACCAAACATTACTCCTAGAACTCCAAGAAAGGGATGTGAATACATCAAAACTCCTTTACCATTCCAGCTGTTACTCTAAAACAACCAGAAAGTTTACCAAGTCTTACATCCCAAACGAAAACCCAACCGAGCCAGGATATCGAAGGAGTTTCGAACAATTTTGTAAAGATGTCATTGATACCAaggtaattaaaaataaagaagtttTGAATATGAAAACGTTACTGCAGATGTTCATCAAATGTGTAAAAGACGTACAGAAGTTAGATGCTTCATCTTACAGAGTTTTCAGTCTAAAGAAGAGATTGCAGAAGACCTACCCACAACTCCAGTTTGTACAACCCCCTTCTCGAAGAAAGAGCCAACTGGTGATGGTAAGGGGCGTTCAATGTCCCGACACAAGAGATTCCCTTCAACCACCAGATAGATTTGCGGTAACATCACATGACCTTGAtagtgatcttcaaagcgatgTAAGCACTGGTAATGATGAAAGATTGCAGGAAAAGTCATCATCTCAAGAGATTCAAGATACCTACAAGTATGTCATAGCCAGAAGTCTGAGAGATGAGTGCCTAGCATGTAAGTCATCTCCCACATGGctacctcagaaaaatgatttgtctcttgATGCGAGCACCAAGGAGTTGATACCTACTAAGCTGTTTAACTTTCTTGCTGTGCTGGTTGGCGCCTCTGATGAACCAGTGGAAGACGGGAAAATAAATGTCCCAGACATTGATGAGAGACGCATTGTGCCTTTAGCACAAGATATTATGCATGCTGTAAGAAACAGGTTCCCAAAACACTGA